From a single Nicotiana tomentosiformis chromosome 2, ASM39032v3, whole genome shotgun sequence genomic region:
- the LOC104096507 gene encoding uncharacterized protein, producing MMRSLSSRVSKRILSSVMPCYGNASSFFMVSRQPYRSSTLRQIVYKSQRNAIPCDFLKWGSLGSIRTSKFASGFSPLKPKPLDSIIDMERAKNKSAEELADVWDDYHLGRGHIAASMKAKLYKLFEQRSASCRYFVIPLWRGSGYTTMFVQVQAPHILITGLEDYKARGTQASPYFTVSYYTEFAESKDLVLVRGDIVFTSKLTDSEAKWLLDTAQSFYLNDVRYKLVERFNRETREFEFKDVLQTLEMPIL from the exons ATGATGCGCTCTTTGTCAAGTCGCGTATCAAAGAGAATACTCTCTTCTGTTATGCCTTGCTATGGAAATGCTTCTTCTTTCTTTATGGTCTCAAGACAACCATACAGAAGTTCAACTCTGCGACAGATAGTTTATAAGTCACAACGAAATGCTATTCCTTGTGATTTCTTGAAATGGGGTTCGCTTGGTTCCATTAGGACATCAAAATTTGCCTCTGGCTTCAGCCCGTTGAAGCCAAAGCCCTTGGACTCTATTATTGACATGGAGCGGGCGAAAAACAAATCAGCTGAAGAGCTTGCTGACGTTTGGGACGAT TATCACTTGGGAAGAGGTCATATTGCAGCATCAATGAAAGCTAAGTTATATAAGCTCTTTGAGCAAAGATCTGCAAGTTG CCGATATTTTGTTATTCCGCTGTGGAGGGGAAGTGGTTACACAACCATGTTTGTGCAAG TGCAGGCGCCACACATACTTATCACAGGCCTTGAAGATTACAAGGCCAGAGGAACTCAAGCTTCTCCATACTTCACAGTTTCTTACTACACCGAATTTGCTGAAAGCAAGGATCTGGTTCTTGTTCGAGGGGACATTGTCTTTACTAGCAAGCTCACCGACTCGGAGGCAAAATGGCTTTTGGACACTGCACAATCTTTTTACTTGAATGATGTCAGATACAAACTAGTGGAGCGTTTCAATAGAGAAACGAGGGAGTTTGAGTTCAAAGATGTTTTACAAACTTTGGAGATGCCTATATTGTGA
- the LOC104096508 gene encoding uncharacterized protein — translation MARGLILIFRIISLQTCLCQRHLNLDCVSTITSTHSEMTIDVHYGEKGSSSISGYCIESKNVATHGYSITTCSTFLQMNVCLQCGDRGFYDALVYCVQCLHAAVHYYCLDELPRSLNEFIHWVCEDCKSQECHEYAGIRSNLFSSSGVETNVGPKLKRKENPTLGDECIHEAMEDILEIKPAKELIPPTGLSDVVDDGSPLDVNKDMKNGIKNISQSNHGGKLNLGRK, via the exons ATGGCTCGGGGGCTCATCTTAATTTTCCGAATTATATCTCTCCAAACATGTCTTTGTCAGCGCCATCTAAATCTGGACTGTGTTTCTACTATAACATCAACCCACAGTGAG ATGACAATCGATGTGCATTATGGTGAGAAAGGATCTTCTAGCATCTCTGGTTACTGCATTGAGAGCAAGAATGTTGCTACTCATGG GTACTCCATAACTACTTGTTCTACATTCTTGCAGATGAATGTATGTTTGCAGTGTGGTGACAGAGGATTCTATGATGCCCTGGTTTATTGCGTTCAATGTTTACACGCTGCAGTGCATTA CTACTGCCTGGATGAGTTGCCAAGAAGTTTAAACGAATTCATTCATTGGGTTTGTGAGGATTGTAAGTCACAGGAATGTCACGAATACGCTGGTATCAGATCAAATTTGTTCTCCTCTAGCGGCGTTGAAACAAATGTGGGACCAAAATTGAAGAGAAAGGAAAACCCTACTCTAGGAGATGAGTGTATCCATGAAGCAATGGAAGATATTCTTGAAATAAAGCCAGCTAAGGAGTTGATACCCCCGACCGGCTTGTCTGATGTCGTGGATGACGGCTCTCCGCTTGATGTAAACAAAG ATATGAAGAATGGAATTAAGAACATTTCCCAAAGCAACCATGGTGGAAAATTAAATCTTGGGAGGAAATAA